The genomic DNA TTAAATGTCTTTCTTGAAATACTAAGAAATCATACAGAACAATGGTAAAAATAAATATCAAATGTTTAAGTTGACATTACATGTTAAATAAGGTAGTTTTGGTATGTGTTTTTAAATTTTTCAAGGAGAAAAGTGAACGAATGAAAACTTTTGCAAGAGTGAGCTTAACATTATTATTTTGTCTCTATTTGGCGATTTTGACAAAACTCATTTTATTTAAACATCTTCCTCTAACCGAAATTATGAGCCGTTTTAATTTTACATATGAACAAAATCAGTAGTATTACCACAACTTTATCCCTTTTAAAACGATTACTTATTATTTATTTTTGGCTGATATTAATTTAAACATTCGGATTGAGAATATAGTTGGAAACGTAATAGGTTTTGCACCTTTTGGCTTAATGCTTCCGCTTCTGTCAAAAAAATTCCGCCGGCTTAAAGTTGTTTTACTAGCAACATTTTGTTTAAGTCTAACATTTGAAATTGTTCAGCTTGTATTTCATTTTGGAAGTTTTGATGTTGATGATTTAATTTTAAATACGCTTGGAGGAGTTTTAGGGTACATACCAACCAAACTATTCATGAATAGCAGAAAGAAACTCTCGCAATATATGTAAGTTTATAAGATTAAAAATTTTTAAAGGAAGGTAAACGGTGTTTTTTATGAATAATAAATATATAAAACTAGGAGTTACGATCGACGATCTTGACGCTGTTACAAATGATTTAGAAAACTTGCTGCACATTCAGTTTGCAAAACATGATAGTAGCTATTGGGGCATTTATAATAAAGTCATGCTATCTGATTCAGAAGAAATGAGACTTGGATTTAATTTTGTTGATGAAGATTGGCGGGAGGAAGAGCATAAGGATTGTCCTCTCATACTAGAATTGAATCGCTTAAAACAGCCAGAGAAAATGGTGAAATTTCTTTGCGAGCATCTTCCTTACCTCATTCCTTTAAAGATGAAAGACTTCAAACAAGCGGACAAATAGAAAAAACTAATGATTAATAGCTTACTTTACAAAAGCTTATTTCGATTTTAGCGGAATATGCTTTTTTTGATTACTGATTAAAAGAAGTTTGGAATGAGATACTAGAAAGATTTAAATATTAGCCCAAAGATTTAAGTGACATTGAA from Bacillus aquiflavi includes the following:
- a CDS encoding VanZ family protein, whose translation is MADINLNIRIENIVGNVIGFAPFGLMLPLLSKKFRRLKVVLLATFCLSLTFEIVQLVFHFGSFDVDDLILNTLGGVLGYIPTKLFMNSRKKLSQYM